In Maridesulfovibrio sp., the following proteins share a genomic window:
- the smpB gene encoding SsrA-binding protein SmpB, producing MAKKKKKSPSSIALNKQARRNYEFVETIEAGLVLQGTEVKSLRQGLVSFMDGYINFKDGEAWLVGVHIAPYDHAGYTQHEPDRQRKLLLHAHEIEKLQSRVEQKGLTVIPVRLYFSKGKIKLEIALAKGRNVHNRKEELKRRDIARDTARQLANY from the coding sequence ATGGCTAAGAAAAAAAAGAAGAGCCCTTCTTCGATTGCGCTCAATAAACAGGCCCGTCGTAATTACGAATTTGTGGAAACCATAGAAGCCGGGCTGGTGCTCCAGGGGACTGAGGTAAAATCCCTGCGTCAGGGATTAGTCAGCTTCATGGACGGATATATCAACTTTAAGGACGGCGAGGCATGGCTGGTAGGTGTCCACATCGCGCCTTACGATCATGCCGGGTACACTCAGCACGAACCTGACCGTCAGCGCAAGCTGCTGCTGCATGCCCACGAAATAGAAAAGCTGCAAAGCCGGGTGGAGCAGAAAGGTTTGACCGTTATTCCGGTAAGACTGTACTTCTCAAAAGGTAAGATCAAGCTTGAGATTGCTTTGGCTAAAGGGCGTAACGTCCACAACCGCAAGGAAGAGCTTAAGCGTAGGGATATTGCAAGAGATACGGCCCGCCAGCTGGCTAATTATTAG
- a CDS encoding LysR family transcriptional regulator — translation MELYQIKTFVVVAEEGNITRAAKRLHASQSTISLHIKSLEEEFDLRLFLRTPKGMEPTPEGKQLLEKARDLLDCVEKIEVEAQSLKGELSGVARVGLQTSPIYLRTPQLIKLIKEKFPGLSLHLVQMPTWTIRSDIAARRLDAGFFYSNCSPEDVDGILLESTVLHVVGPASWKQKMQDASWVDLAKLDWIWTPEECSFNVKLKETFSAQDLEVSKSMIADSEDTHNALVKSGNGITVMRADEAADGVEKGDFYIWPGGHIEVGLYFGFPRKKESDPVVRALLDCVEQVWEKV, via the coding sequence ATGGAATTATATCAGATAAAGACTTTTGTTGTGGTGGCGGAGGAAGGAAATATTACCCGGGCAGCCAAGCGCCTTCACGCCAGCCAGTCCACTATCAGCTTACATATCAAGTCCTTAGAGGAAGAATTCGACTTGCGTCTTTTTTTGCGTACCCCAAAGGGAATGGAACCTACTCCTGAAGGTAAGCAACTGTTAGAAAAAGCCCGCGATCTACTCGATTGTGTAGAAAAAATCGAAGTTGAGGCCCAAAGCCTGAAGGGTGAGCTTTCCGGGGTTGCCCGGGTTGGCCTGCAGACCTCTCCCATCTATTTACGCACCCCGCAGCTCATTAAACTGATCAAAGAAAAGTTTCCCGGTTTATCTCTTCATCTTGTACAGATGCCCACCTGGACTATCCGCAGTGACATTGCTGCCCGTAGGCTTGACGCTGGTTTTTTCTATTCCAACTGCTCGCCGGAAGACGTGGACGGCATCTTGTTGGAAAGTACCGTTCTGCATGTTGTCGGGCCTGCTTCATGGAAACAAAAGATGCAGGATGCCAGTTGGGTTGATTTAGCCAAGCTGGACTGGATCTGGACCCCGGAAGAATGTTCGTTCAATGTTAAGCTTAAAGAGACCTTTTCCGCCCAAGATCTTGAAGTCTCCAAATCCATGATCGCCGATAGCGAAGATACGCATAACGCACTGGTCAAATCCGGTAACGGTATTACTGTTATGCGTGCTGATGAGGCAGCAGATGGTGTTGAAAAAGGTGATTTTTATATCTGGCCCGGCGGACATATCGAGGTCGGACTCTATTTCGGTTTCCCGCGCAAAAAAGAAAGCGATCCCGTTGTTCGCGCGCTCTTAGACTGTGTTGAGCAAGTCTGGGAAAAGGTTTAG
- a CDS encoding FAD-linked oxidase C-terminal domain-containing protein: MNQLSRLHKKFLQNLFPGRESSFDDGTLLACGVDASQRHAKPCALVRPQKTAQLAELLKWAQAERVPIYPRARATNKVGNCVPVRGGVVVSMLEMNSILDIDGRDFVAVTQPGVITADLQKAVEAEGLFYPPDPASMKISTIGGNISTCAGGMRAVKYGVTRDYVLGLEVVLPGGEIIRTGGRTQKNVVGLDLTRLMVGSAGTLGLVTEATLKLLPLPETSASMLVGFGDLSGCLQGAEAVFGCGILPTAMELMDHNTIKALEMHSDVPWPQGTEGLLLLKIDGSAESVATDLRRIEDALRSVAVTFVDRGSGAEQERLWALRRVISPAAFNHGPDKQGEDVAVPRSKIAEAIKGYHSIGAQLGLIVLCFGHLGDGNIHVSTMFDKSAPGQQQNALKAKQQIFQLTLDLGGTLSGEHGLGLTKGKYIDMQLDKTQRRLMAGIKNTFDPFNIMNPGKVV, encoded by the coding sequence ATGAATCAACTCTCACGTTTACATAAAAAATTTCTGCAAAATTTATTTCCCGGCCGGGAATCAAGCTTTGATGATGGCACTTTGCTGGCTTGCGGTGTTGATGCCAGCCAGCGGCATGCCAAGCCTTGTGCTTTGGTGCGTCCACAGAAAACTGCGCAGCTTGCGGAGTTGTTGAAATGGGCACAGGCGGAGCGGGTTCCCATCTACCCTCGCGCACGGGCGACCAACAAGGTCGGCAATTGCGTTCCTGTTCGTGGCGGAGTGGTTGTCTCCATGCTTGAGATGAATTCCATTCTGGATATTGACGGACGTGACTTTGTGGCAGTGACCCAGCCGGGTGTTATAACTGCGGACTTGCAGAAAGCTGTGGAGGCTGAAGGGTTGTTCTACCCACCTGACCCTGCGAGCATGAAAATTTCTACTATCGGCGGCAATATCTCAACTTGTGCCGGGGGCATGCGGGCAGTTAAATACGGCGTTACACGTGATTATGTGCTGGGTCTTGAAGTTGTCCTGCCCGGCGGAGAAATCATCCGGACCGGGGGCCGGACCCAAAAGAATGTTGTCGGTCTGGACCTGACCCGACTTATGGTCGGATCTGCGGGGACACTGGGGTTGGTTACAGAGGCAACTTTGAAACTATTGCCATTGCCGGAAACATCCGCATCGATGCTGGTCGGCTTTGGAGATTTATCAGGTTGCCTGCAAGGGGCCGAGGCTGTGTTCGGTTGCGGAATACTGCCCACAGCAATGGAACTTATGGACCACAACACGATTAAGGCGCTGGAGATGCATTCGGATGTGCCGTGGCCGCAGGGAACCGAGGGCTTGCTGTTGCTAAAGATTGACGGTTCTGCGGAGTCAGTTGCTACGGATCTGCGGCGTATTGAAGATGCTTTGCGGAGCGTTGCGGTTACCTTTGTGGATAGGGGCAGTGGAGCGGAACAGGAGCGGTTATGGGCGTTGCGCCGCGTAATCAGTCCGGCGGCTTTTAATCATGGACCGGACAAACAGGGTGAGGATGTGGCCGTGCCTCGCAGCAAGATTGCGGAGGCAATTAAGGGTTACCACTCCATTGGAGCGCAGCTTGGATTGATTGTACTCTGTTTCGGTCATTTGGGTGATGGGAATATTCATGTCAGTACCATGTTCGATAAATCTGCACCCGGACAGCAGCAGAATGCGCTCAAGGCCAAGCAACAGATATTTCAGTTAACCCTTGATCTTGGCGGAACTCTCTCCGGTGAACACGGCCTCGGCCTGACCAAGGGCAAATACATCGACATGCAGCTGGATAAAACGCAGCGGCGGCTTATGGCCGGTATCAAAAATACATTTGATCCTTTCAATATTATGAACCCCGGGAAGGTGGTCTGA
- a CDS encoding (Fe-S)-binding protein has product MAAPKKCVQCGKCLEVCPLFKATGREELTPRAKFFLESLCSGDGSAEGLTERDFKSLASICLSCGRCEKNCPQHMSGSALVADLRANSKGFTQSCWDLWLKNPGLLWPTAAAFSRFSPEFLPEPFGSARKRMQSLFAKSPEPWAKLKVQAKFEERRVMLFKGCVGRFARKEWSAKADRLLDGMGLIRAEGAPFSCCGYSYGSAGLPERQSASRAKNIKVWQDAGHPLLIVFCATCLKGLKEYSPADFAGDERLYDLWLNSLTPLSSLLLDAEVELSENAPEQIAYHRPCHAPENDTDRELVENIAGERLLPAQDDLCCGFGGIMQLGAPELSKKVGEHCLSHLTRGMKQGGQILSGCSACVIQLASLVKDEYFAAHWLDILK; this is encoded by the coding sequence ATGGCAGCCCCTAAGAAATGCGTACAATGCGGGAAGTGCCTTGAGGTCTGCCCTCTGTTCAAAGCTACCGGACGGGAAGAACTGACACCGCGTGCAAAATTTTTTCTTGAATCTCTGTGTTCCGGAGATGGATCGGCAGAGGGGCTGACTGAACGAGATTTTAAATCACTCGCTTCGATTTGTCTTTCATGCGGGCGTTGCGAGAAGAATTGTCCGCAACACATGTCCGGGTCCGCTCTTGTTGCTGATTTACGCGCAAACTCAAAGGGTTTCACCCAATCCTGCTGGGATTTATGGTTGAAAAATCCAGGGTTACTCTGGCCCACAGCCGCGGCATTTTCCAGGTTTTCTCCTGAATTTCTGCCGGAACCTTTCGGTTCAGCACGAAAACGCATGCAATCCCTTTTCGCTAAAAGCCCGGAACCGTGGGCGAAGCTCAAAGTTCAGGCCAAGTTTGAAGAGCGCCGGGTAATGCTTTTTAAAGGCTGTGTGGGACGTTTTGCACGCAAGGAGTGGTCTGCAAAAGCTGACCGGTTGCTGGACGGGATGGGCTTGATCAGGGCTGAGGGTGCTCCTTTCAGTTGTTGCGGCTATTCATATGGAAGTGCAGGATTACCGGAACGGCAGTCCGCTTCACGGGCCAAGAACATCAAGGTCTGGCAAGATGCCGGGCATCCGCTGTTGATCGTTTTTTGCGCGACCTGCCTTAAGGGTTTGAAAGAGTATTCTCCTGCTGATTTTGCTGGTGATGAAAGACTTTATGATCTCTGGTTGAATTCTCTGACCCCACTATCCTCTTTGTTGCTTGATGCGGAAGTGGAGCTTAGCGAAAACGCTCCTGAACAGATTGCCTACCATCGCCCCTGCCATGCCCCGGAAAATGATACCGACCGCGAGTTGGTTGAGAATATTGCCGGGGAGCGGCTGCTCCCGGCTCAGGATGATCTGTGTTGCGGTTTCGGCGGAATAATGCAGCTCGGCGCTCCTGAGCTTTCAAAAAAGGTTGGGGAACATTGCCTCAGCCATCTGACGCGGGGAATGAAACAAGGTGGACAAATTCTGAGCGGATGTTCCGCCTGTGTGATTCAGCTTGCCAGTCTTGTAAAAGATGAATATTTTGCCGCTCATTGGCTTGATATTTTGAAATAA
- the secA gene encoding preprotein translocase subunit SecA, with translation MFNLIFSKLFGSRNERFIKKLKPQIERIAALEPEMEKLTDEQFPQKIAEYKEQVAAGTPLDDLLVEVFALVREAGKRALQMRHYDVQMVGGIVLHSGRIAEMKTGEGKTLVATLPAVLNAISGKGVHLITVNDYLAKRDAEWMGKLYNFLGLSVGVIVHGLSDEERKDAYGCDITYGTNNEFGFDYLRDNMKFYKEQLVQRELNFCIVDEVDSILIDEARTPLIISGASDDATSMYGRVNSMIPLLKRDEDFEVDEKGKSISMTDEGVMKCEQLLDIDNLYDSQHISFQHHIMQGIKAHHLFARDVDYIVKDGQVVIVDEFTGRLMPGRRFSDGLHQALEAKEGVKVESENQTLASITFQNYFRMYNKLSGMTGTADTESVEFAQIYDLEVIVIPTNTAMVRKDYPDSIYKTQREKYNAIADDIAEKYKNGQPVLVGTVSIEKSELVSGLLKKRRIPHNVLNAKHHQQEAEIVAEAGHAGHVTIATNMAGRGTDIKLGEGVREKGGLHIIGTERHESRRIDNQLRGRSGRQGDPGSTRFYLALDDDLMRLFGSERIAGLMDKLGMEEGEPIENGMVTKAIENSQKKVEGHNFEIRKQLLEYDNVMNQQREVIYTLRRDVMNSEDMNEMTSEFVEELFDNIFYPVEEARGKPLDEETEEMVRGQLDELCGFSRNEKFKDKLPTREEAEAWVTGLLGRLEENSGEHYHEIQRYFLLEALDRNWKEHLLNMDHLREGIGLRGYGQKDPKHEYKREGFTLFREMLDRIKENTVRALCHLRIETEVREDEFQHKEKQSDLEYSDSENVKKKPKRRDEPKIGRNDPCPCGSGKKYKKCCGK, from the coding sequence ATGTTTAATTTGATTTTTTCCAAGCTGTTCGGTTCACGAAATGAGAGATTTATTAAAAAGCTGAAGCCGCAGATTGAGCGGATAGCAGCTCTTGAACCGGAAATGGAAAAGCTCACCGATGAGCAGTTTCCGCAGAAGATAGCTGAATACAAAGAACAGGTAGCCGCAGGGACTCCCCTCGATGATCTTCTGGTAGAAGTTTTTGCCCTTGTTCGTGAGGCCGGTAAGCGGGCTCTTCAAATGCGTCACTATGATGTACAGATGGTGGGTGGTATTGTTCTGCACAGTGGCCGTATCGCGGAAATGAAGACCGGTGAAGGTAAAACCCTTGTTGCGACACTTCCGGCAGTATTGAACGCCATTTCCGGAAAAGGTGTGCACCTTATTACCGTCAACGATTATCTGGCCAAGCGTGATGCTGAATGGATGGGCAAGCTCTATAATTTCCTCGGCCTTAGTGTCGGTGTAATTGTCCACGGTTTGAGCGATGAAGAACGCAAGGATGCTTACGGATGTGACATTACTTACGGTACCAACAACGAGTTCGGCTTTGACTACCTGCGCGACAATATGAAGTTCTACAAAGAACAACTTGTACAGCGGGAACTTAATTTTTGTATAGTCGACGAAGTTGACTCCATTCTTATTGATGAAGCACGTACACCGCTGATCATTTCCGGTGCTTCCGATGATGCCACTTCCATGTACGGCAGGGTCAACTCCATGATCCCCCTGTTGAAAAGGGATGAAGATTTTGAAGTTGATGAAAAGGGTAAATCCATTTCCATGACCGATGAAGGGGTCATGAAATGTGAGCAGCTGCTGGACATTGACAACCTTTATGACTCCCAGCACATTTCCTTCCAGCATCACATCATGCAGGGCATCAAAGCCCACCACCTCTTTGCCCGTGATGTTGACTACATCGTCAAAGACGGTCAGGTGGTTATTGTTGACGAATTCACAGGACGTCTCATGCCCGGCCGTCGTTTCTCAGATGGCCTGCATCAGGCGCTGGAAGCAAAGGAAGGTGTTAAAGTAGAGTCCGAGAACCAGACCCTGGCTTCCATTACCTTTCAGAATTACTTCCGCATGTACAATAAGTTGTCAGGTATGACCGGTACGGCGGATACCGAATCTGTTGAATTCGCACAGATCTATGATCTGGAAGTAATTGTTATTCCCACCAACACCGCAATGGTCCGTAAAGACTACCCTGACTCCATCTACAAGACTCAGCGGGAAAAATATAACGCTATTGCAGATGATATTGCCGAAAAGTACAAAAATGGACAGCCTGTGCTGGTCGGAACTGTCTCCATCGAGAAGTCTGAACTTGTTTCCGGACTGTTAAAAAAACGCCGTATTCCCCATAACGTGCTGAACGCGAAGCACCACCAGCAGGAAGCTGAAATTGTTGCTGAGGCCGGTCATGCCGGACATGTTACTATTGCCACCAACATGGCGGGACGTGGTACTGATATCAAGCTTGGCGAAGGTGTTCGCGAGAAAGGCGGTCTGCACATTATAGGTACTGAGCGTCATGAATCACGCCGTATTGATAACCAGCTGCGTGGTCGTTCCGGTCGTCAGGGTGATCCTGGTTCCACCCGTTTTTACCTCGCCCTTGATGATGACCTCATGCGGCTGTTCGGGTCCGAACGTATCGCCGGACTTATGGACAAGCTCGGCATGGAAGAAGGTGAACCAATTGAAAACGGAATGGTCACCAAAGCCATTGAAAATTCTCAGAAGAAGGTCGAAGGTCATAACTTTGAAATTCGTAAACAGCTTCTGGAGTACGATAACGTTATGAACCAGCAGCGCGAGGTTATCTACACCCTGCGCCGTGATGTCATGAATTCCGAAGATATGAACGAAATGACTTCCGAGTTTGTGGAAGAGCTTTTCGATAATATTTTTTACCCGGTTGAAGAAGCCAGAGGTAAGCCCCTTGATGAAGAAACCGAGGAAATGGTTCGCGGACAACTTGATGAACTCTGCGGATTCAGCCGGAATGAGAAATTCAAGGATAAACTGCCCACCCGTGAAGAAGCAGAAGCATGGGTGACTGGTCTTCTTGGCAGGCTTGAAGAAAATTCCGGAGAACATTACCACGAAATTCAGCGCTATTTTCTGTTGGAAGCCCTCGACCGGAACTGGAAGGAACATCTTCTGAACATGGACCACCTCCGTGAAGGTATCGGTCTGCGCGGCTATGGCCAGAAGGATCCCAAGCATGAATATAAGCGTGAAGGGTTTACTCTTTTCCGCGAAATGCTTGATCGCATCAAGGAAAATACGGTTCGTGCCCTCTGCCACCTGCGTATTGAAACTGAGGTTCGTGAGGACGAATTCCAGCATAAAGAAAAGCAGTCAGATCTCGAATATTCCGATTCCGAAAATGTAAAGAAAAAGCCTAAACGCCGCGACGAGCCTAAAATTGGGCGCAACGATCCCTGCCCTTGCGGGAGTGGTAAGAAATATAAGAAATGTTGCGGTAAATAG
- a CDS encoding methyl-accepting chemotaxis protein: MFKNTKLAIKLGLSFALMIFLSAAMAYVGYNGMSVINDRVEKADDANRMVRMILETRMSEKNFMLRADAEYLKKHNETMETLKSQVKATDAKFTRKINHDQMTAVSAALSKYNDAFAHYVELLENRTKTMLSMRAEARNVLTELEKVRAEQKRQLESILSNTSAQISNRISTSEFAAIGQIYNDGHTNITDKLTKADDANRAIKWFLTVRKNEKEYIISSQPQYLEAIQNGIDQISNLAKDLKLRFKNPTNAAQIEKVLTNISSYYSNFLTYTKLMAQQVQAEQDMVKAARAADTQCRAARADQKAKTQAQITSSNTLLFSGALIAFLLGTLTAVTLTKGITGPIQMGVRFAQRMSQGDFTRTLNLDQKDEIGILAKALNNMVHRLSDVVSEVGGATENVASGSEELSATAESLSQSATEQAANVEEVSSSIEQMTANIRQNAENAQQTESIAVQSAQQAEESGMAVRKAVDAMKNIAEKISIIEEIARQTNLLALNAAIEAARAGEHGKGFAVVAAEVRKLAERSGEAAREIGDLSSGTVEVAEKAGQMLVELVPDIKRTAELVQEITAGSSEQLSGAEQINKAVQQLDQVTQQNASASEEMASTSEELSSQAEELQQTMSFFQVSSNRVHTPRALPSATSVPGNKNMKQAESKSSAESSSGLSLDMDSNFSDSGFEKF; the protein is encoded by the coding sequence ATGTTTAAAAACACTAAACTAGCAATTAAATTAGGATTAAGCTTTGCCCTCATGATCTTTCTGAGTGCTGCAATGGCTTATGTCGGCTACAACGGAATGAGTGTAATAAACGACCGTGTTGAAAAAGCTGACGACGCAAACCGTATGGTTCGCATGATTCTTGAAACGCGCATGAGTGAAAAAAACTTCATGCTCAGAGCTGATGCTGAATATTTAAAAAAACATAATGAAACAATGGAGACTCTCAAGTCACAAGTTAAAGCTACAGATGCAAAATTCACAAGAAAGATCAATCACGATCAAATGACAGCCGTATCAGCTGCATTAAGTAAATATAACGATGCCTTTGCCCACTATGTGGAGCTGCTTGAAAACAGAACCAAAACAATGCTGAGTATGCGTGCCGAAGCCAGAAACGTACTTACCGAGCTGGAGAAAGTTCGCGCTGAACAAAAGCGGCAGCTTGAATCAATTCTATCAAACACCAGCGCACAAATATCAAATAGAATCAGCACCTCTGAATTTGCAGCTATAGGCCAGATATACAACGATGGTCATACGAACATCACTGACAAGCTGACTAAGGCTGACGATGCAAACCGGGCTATCAAATGGTTTCTCACTGTCCGCAAAAATGAAAAAGAATATATCATTTCCTCTCAACCTCAATATCTTGAGGCAATCCAAAATGGCATTGACCAAATCAGCAACCTTGCCAAAGATTTAAAGCTCAGATTCAAAAATCCAACCAACGCAGCGCAAATAGAAAAGGTACTAACAAACATATCCAGCTATTACTCAAATTTTTTGACATACACCAAGCTCATGGCGCAACAGGTTCAAGCAGAACAGGATATGGTTAAAGCAGCCAGAGCTGCTGATACACAGTGCCGGGCCGCAAGGGCTGATCAAAAAGCGAAAACGCAGGCCCAGATAACTTCTTCCAACACTCTGCTTTTCAGTGGTGCGCTCATCGCCTTTCTTCTCGGCACACTCACAGCTGTCACCCTAACGAAAGGAATCACCGGGCCTATTCAGATGGGTGTCCGCTTTGCCCAGCGCATGTCTCAGGGTGACTTTACCCGCACATTGAATCTCGATCAGAAAGACGAGATTGGCATACTGGCAAAAGCACTAAATAACATGGTCCATCGCCTTTCCGATGTCGTATCTGAAGTCGGTGGAGCAACCGAGAACGTGGCCTCAGGTAGTGAAGAACTTTCAGCCACTGCGGAATCACTTTCACAATCAGCCACAGAGCAGGCCGCCAATGTTGAGGAAGTCTCATCTTCTATTGAACAAATGACGGCCAACATCAGGCAGAACGCTGAAAACGCACAGCAGACTGAAAGTATAGCTGTGCAATCCGCGCAACAGGCAGAGGAAAGCGGAATGGCTGTTAGGAAGGCTGTAGACGCAATGAAAAATATTGCTGAAAAGATATCTATTATTGAAGAAATTGCCCGACAGACAAACCTTCTGGCCTTAAACGCAGCCATTGAGGCAGCACGTGCCGGGGAACATGGTAAAGGATTTGCTGTTGTAGCTGCGGAAGTCAGAAAACTTGCCGAACGAAGCGGTGAAGCAGCACGCGAAATCGGAGACCTTTCATCAGGAACAGTTGAAGTTGCCGAAAAAGCGGGACAGATGCTGGTTGAGCTTGTCCCGGACATAAAGCGCACTGCGGAACTTGTTCAGGAAATCACCGCCGGAAGCAGCGAACAACTTAGCGGTGCTGAACAGATTAACAAAGCTGTTCAACAGCTTGACCAAGTAACACAGCAAAACGCTTCGGCATCTGAGGAAATGGCTTCCACCTCCGAAGAACTATCCAGTCAGGCGGAAGAACTTCAGCAAACCATGTCTTTTTTCCAGGTTAGCAGCAATAGAGTCCACACTCCCCGTGCACTGCCGTCTGCAACGTCAGTACCGGGGAATAAGAATATGAAGCAGGCCGAGTCAAAATCCTCTGCTGAATCTTCATCAGGTTTATCACTGGATATGGACAGCAACTTCTCAGACAGTGGCTTTGAAAAGTTTTAG
- a CDS encoding MarC family protein: MFAIFFQTYLKLFFVLTPFFAISAFLSLTQEMTPLERKKTALKVTVAVIISSVILYLYGRYIFELFGITLDAFRIGAGAVLFLSALNMVNGGGKKFDAGNEDDDIAVVPLAIPIVVGPGTIGALLVMGSTVQGYRDMALACGALVSAVLTVGILLFVSSSLKRLLGRRGLNIMSRLTGLFVASIAAQIFFTGVRNFMLN; this comes from the coding sequence ATGTTCGCTATATTTTTTCAAACCTATTTAAAATTGTTTTTCGTGCTGACCCCGTTTTTTGCTATTTCTGCTTTCCTGTCTCTTACACAGGAAATGACTCCCCTTGAACGGAAAAAAACAGCCCTGAAGGTTACTGTTGCTGTTATCATAAGCTCGGTGATCCTGTATCTTTACGGCAGATATATTTTTGAGCTGTTCGGGATCACTCTTGATGCTTTCAGGATTGGTGCGGGCGCAGTCCTATTCCTTTCCGCGCTGAATATGGTAAACGGCGGCGGCAAAAAATTTGATGCCGGGAATGAAGACGATGACATTGCGGTTGTCCCCCTTGCCATTCCCATCGTTGTCGGTCCCGGAACCATCGGTGCTTTGCTGGTAATGGGGTCGACAGTGCAGGGGTACCGCGATATGGCTCTCGCTTGTGGAGCCCTCGTTAGCGCTGTATTAACAGTAGGAATTCTGTTATTCGTATCCTCAAGCCTCAAACGTCTTTTGGGAAGAAGGGGGCTTAACATAATGAGCCGCTTGACCGGTCTCTTTGTTGCGTCAATCGCTGCCCAGATATTTTTTACCGGGGTGCGGAATTTCATGCTGAACTAG
- a CDS encoding metallophosphoesterase family protein, which produces MNKVKIAVISDTHLREPDNRLTEVFNKYLADADLLLHCGDMVSFSMWQFFCQHPNFHAALGNCDEWALSDYVQPLESVNFHGMRIGIAHGWGSRSQVSQNVANSFGPDFDLVCYGHTHIQDWSIVNGVQMLNPGSLTSPRDKRPPCVAIVEADAEHNMECTFIPVD; this is translated from the coding sequence ATGAACAAAGTGAAAATTGCAGTAATATCCGACACTCACCTCCGTGAACCTGACAACAGGCTCACGGAGGTTTTTAATAAGTATCTCGCAGATGCAGATTTGTTGCTGCACTGCGGTGATATGGTATCGTTTTCGATGTGGCAGTTTTTCTGTCAGCATCCCAACTTTCATGCTGCATTGGGTAATTGCGATGAATGGGCTCTCTCTGATTATGTGCAGCCCCTGGAATCCGTCAATTTCCACGGAATGCGCATCGGCATAGCCCACGGATGGGGCTCACGTTCGCAGGTTTCACAAAATGTTGCTAATTCTTTTGGACCTGATTTTGACCTTGTATGTTACGGTCATACCCACATTCAAGACTGGTCTATTGTAAACGGGGTACAGATGCTAAATCCCGGCAGCCTTACTTCTCCACGCGATAAGCGCCCGCCCTGCGTAGCTATTGTAGAAGCGGATGCTGAGCACAATATGGAATGCACTTTCATTCCAGTTGATTAA
- a CDS encoding VacJ family lipoprotein, with translation MSRHYSTTILAFLALTVILLTFPSKVRSEQTPAPVDVAQVDSGVIGAVKNNPEEYAVDEFSEDMWGDSVHQEEAYASDPWQGYNRAMFEFNDYLYFNVMKPVTKGYMWLVPLRPRTWTNNFFQNILYPVRLTSCLLQGKFYTAGAETSKFVANTFFGMGGLGNIAGEAQSTMPLYLGDEDMGQTFGVWGIPNGPFFVLPFFGPSTIRDAVGLGIDTFVLNPFWWFGIPWYYSASAGAYNQINKLSFHIGEYESLKEGSIDPYLALRDAYLSYRAKQVRDSKIDPDKPKPQLTTNPDAIP, from the coding sequence ATGTCCAGGCACTACTCCACTACTATACTCGCCTTTCTGGCACTCACAGTTATTCTGCTGACCTTTCCTTCAAAGGTAAGATCCGAACAGACACCTGCACCTGTTGATGTAGCTCAGGTCGATTCCGGTGTCATCGGCGCGGTAAAGAACAATCCAGAGGAATACGCTGTTGATGAATTCAGTGAGGATATGTGGGGAGATTCCGTGCATCAGGAAGAAGCATACGCTTCCGACCCGTGGCAGGGCTACAACCGGGCGATGTTCGAGTTCAACGACTACCTGTATTTTAATGTAATGAAACCCGTTACCAAGGGATATATGTGGCTGGTTCCCCTGCGCCCCAGAACATGGACCAACAACTTTTTCCAGAATATTTTATACCCAGTCCGCCTGACCAGTTGTTTACTACAGGGAAAATTCTATACCGCCGGTGCTGAAACATCCAAGTTTGTCGCGAACACTTTCTTTGGTATGGGCGGGTTAGGTAACATAGCAGGTGAGGCCCAATCCACCATGCCTCTTTACCTCGGCGATGAAGATATGGGCCAGACTTTCGGTGTTTGGGGCATTCCCAATGGACCATTTTTCGTTCTGCCTTTCTTTGGCCCGTCAACTATACGAGATGCAGTCGGCCTAGGAATTGATACTTTCGTGCTTAACCCCTTCTGGTGGTTTGGAATTCCCTGGTACTACTCCGCTTCTGCAGGAGCATACAACCAGATCAACAAGCTTTCATTCCATATCGGTGAGTATGAATCTCTCAAGGAAGGTTCTATTGATCCTTACCTTGCTCTGAGAGACGCTTACCTGAGCTACCGTGCAAAGCAAGTCAGAGACTCCAAGATCGATCCTGACAAACCCAAGCCGCAACTGACAACCAATCCGGACGCAATCCCATAA